One Triticum dicoccoides isolate Atlit2015 ecotype Zavitan chromosome 4B, WEW_v2.0, whole genome shotgun sequence genomic window carries:
- the LOC119293886 gene encoding expansin-A19-like — protein sequence MAAGMRFLQLFAAVLAFCLAPVNSNWIPATATFYGGADGSDTMGGACGYENLYVAGYGINNVALSTALFNDGASCGQCYVIICDTSKSDMCKPGTSITVSATNFCPPNWDLPSDNGGWCNPPRHHFDMSQPAWENIGIYRAGIIPVFYQQVKCWRQGGVRFTINGFNYFELVLVANIGGSGSIKSMSVKGTNTAWIPMSRNWGANWHCLSGLVGQALSFAITSTGGQYLVFQDVVPAWWQFRQTFSTWRQFDY from the exons ATGGCAGCTGGGATGCGCTTCCTGCAGCTGTTTGCCGCAGTTCTCGCGTTCTGCCTCGCGCCGGTCAATTCCAACTGGATCCCGGCCACCGCCACCTTCTACGGCGGCGCCGACGGCTCCGACACAATGG GTGGCGCGTGTGGGTACGAGAACCTGTACGTTGCAGGGTATGGGATCAACAACGTGGCGCTGAGCACGGCGCTATTCAATGACGGTGCATCGTGCGGGCAGTGCTATGTCATTATCTGCGACACCAGCAAGTCGGATATGTGCAAGCCCGGCACGTCCATCACCGTGTCCGCCACCAACTTCTGCCCTCCCAACTGGGATCTCCCCAGCGACAACGGTGGGTGGTGCAACCCTCCCCGCCACCACTTCGACATGTCGCAGCCCGCCTGGGAGAACATCGGCATCTACCGTGCCGGCATCATCCCCGTCTTCTACCAGCAGGTCAAGTGCTGGAGGCAGGGCGGTGTGCGGTTCACCATCAACGGCTTCAACTACTTCGAGCTGGTGCTCGTGGCCAACATTGGCGGGAGCGGGTCGATCAAGagcatgtcggtgaaagggaccaACACAGCATGGATCCCCATGTCCAGGAACTGGGGTGCCAACTGGCACTGCCTCTCGGGGCTCGTTGGGCAGGCGCTCAGCTTTGCCATCACCTCCACCGGCGGCCAGTACCTCGTCTTCCAGGACGTCGTGCCGGCCTGGTGGCAGTTCAGGCAAACCTTCTCCACCTGGCGCCAGTTTGACTACTAA